From Deinococcus ruber, a single genomic window includes:
- a CDS encoding ParA family protein produces MTQVVSILSRKGGVGKTVTAMYAAALLHQQGEDVAVLDTDPEGSAGAWARAAGNLPFQVYPESKQAQAMKHGWVVIDTPPNDPRVLGDAARKASRVVVVAKCNALEADRLIPTLDALAASGFGGQWGILLTQARGGLGREMQAALEEEDLPVLGIVPHLVKFERAFGMVPDDLNEYQEALGGLLK; encoded by the coding sequence ATGACCCAAGTCGTTTCGATCCTGTCCCGAAAAGGTGGCGTCGGCAAAACCGTGACGGCCATGTACGCGGCAGCCCTCCTGCATCAGCAGGGCGAAGACGTGGCTGTACTCGACACCGATCCCGAGGGCAGCGCCGGAGCCTGGGCGCGCGCAGCGGGCAACCTGCCGTTTCAAGTCTACCCTGAGAGTAAGCAGGCGCAGGCCATGAAGCATGGCTGGGTGGTCATCGACACGCCGCCCAATGATCCCCGCGTCCTGGGCGACGCTGCGCGGAAGGCGAGCCGGGTGGTGGTGGTCGCCAAGTGTAACGCGCTCGAAGCCGACCGCCTGATTCCCACGCTTGATGCACTGGCGGCCAGTGGCTTTGGCGGGCAGTGGGGCATCCTACTTACTCAAGCGCGTGGTGGGCTGGGACGCGAGATGCAGGCAGCATTGGAGGAAGAGGATCTACCCGTACTGGGTATCGTGCCGCATCTGGTCAAGTTCGAGAGGGCGTTTGGCATGGTACCGGACGATCTCAATGAGTACCAAGAAGCGTTAGGGGGATTGCTGAAATGA